A genomic region of Eucalyptus grandis isolate ANBG69807.140 chromosome 5, ASM1654582v1, whole genome shotgun sequence contains the following coding sequences:
- the LOC104441555 gene encoding probable prefoldin subunit 3 isoform X2, whose product MKLLAQQRHLQAKIPDIEKCLDIVATPQAKKSSGEALLADFEVFEGIYSRARIEDTDSVCLWLGANVILEYSCEEATTRLQKNLENAKASLEVLVADLQFLREQVTITWVMIAHVYNWDVHQKRIRQAGVLPKTFKGVVSARIMVGECVLLNESMTLISPFSIR is encoded by the exons ATGAAACTCCTCGCTCAACAGAGGCATCTTCAG GCAAAAATTCCTGATATTGAGAAGTGTTTAGACATAGTTGCCACTCCACAGGCCAAGAAGAGTTCTGGTGAG GCACTCCTTGCTGATTTTGAAGTCTTTGAAGGCATATATTCTCGAGCTCGCATTGAAGATACTGATTCAGTATGTCTATGGCTGGGAGCAAATGTTATATTGGAGTATTCATGTGAAGAG GCCACAACCCGTCTACAAAAGAACTTAGAAAATGCTAAAGCAAGTTTAGAAGTTCTTGTTGCTGATCTACAATTCTTAAGGGAGCAAGTAACAATCACGTGG GTTATGATTGCTCATGTGTATAATTGGGATGTTCACCAAAAGAGAATCCGTCAAGCTGGTGTCCTGCCAAAGACCTTTAAAGGAGTCGTTTCAGCTCGGATCATGGTAGGAGAATGCGTACTCCTGAATGAGAGTATGACTTTGATCTCCCCATTTTCGATTAGGTGA
- the LOC104441555 gene encoding probable prefoldin subunit 3 isoform X1 gives MLAIWKPSQGNHTWRKLVMPNSSIWFSSKQLIPPAFFGQSPSLSLCYQLYCALLADFEVFEGIYSRARIEDTDSVCLWLGANVILEYSCEEATTRLQKNLENAKASLEVLVADLQFLREQVTITWVMIAHVYNWDVHQKRIRQAGVLPKTFKGVVSARIMVGECVLLNESMTLISPFSIR, from the exons ATGTTGGCTATTTGGAAACCCTCCCAGGGCAATCACACATGGCGAAAACTTGTGATGCCAAATAGTTCCATATGGTTTTCATCTAAGCAGCTAATACCCCCTGCCTTCTTTGGACAGAGTCCTTCCCTGTCTCTTTGTTACCAGCTATATTGC GCACTCCTTGCTGATTTTGAAGTCTTTGAAGGCATATATTCTCGAGCTCGCATTGAAGATACTGATTCAGTATGTCTATGGCTGGGAGCAAATGTTATATTGGAGTATTCATGTGAAGAG GCCACAACCCGTCTACAAAAGAACTTAGAAAATGCTAAAGCAAGTTTAGAAGTTCTTGTTGCTGATCTACAATTCTTAAGGGAGCAAGTAACAATCACGTGG GTTATGATTGCTCATGTGTATAATTGGGATGTTCACCAAAAGAGAATCCGTCAAGCTGGTGTCCTGCCAAAGACCTTTAAAGGAGTCGTTTCAGCTCGGATCATGGTAGGAGAATGCGTACTCCTGAATGAGAGTATGACTTTGATCTCCCCATTTTCGATTAGGTGA